In Clostridium sp. SY8519, one genomic interval encodes:
- the nifJ gene encoding pyruvate:ferredoxin (flavodoxin) oxidoreductase, translating to MKRKMKTMDGNHAAAHASYAYTDVAAIYPITPSSVMAEATDEWATQGRKNMFGQEVNVVEMQSEAGAAGAVHGSLAAGALTTTYTASQGLLLMIPNLYKIAGEGLPGVFNVSARTISTHALCIFGDHSDVYACRQTGAAMLCESSVQEVMDLTPVAHCAALEGSLPFINFFDGFRTSHEIQKIEEWDYADLEDLVDKDAIARFRANALNPEHPREMGSAQNPDIFFQAREACNPLYDNMPAIVQKYMDKVNEKIGTNYALFNYNGAADAEHIIIAMGSVNETIDETLDYLLAKGEKVGVVKVRLYRPFSAEALIKAIPDTTKVITVLDRTKEPGAQGEPLYLDVVAALKGSKFDAVPVLSGRYGLGSKDTTPAQIIAVYKNKDKEKFTIGIEDDVTNLSLPLDENPHTAPEGTVACKFWGLGADGTVGANKNSIKIIGDNTDMYAQAYFDYDSKKSGGVTISHLRFGKSPIHSTYLINKANFVACHCTAYIHKYNMVQDLVPGGTFLLNCSWDMEGLEKNLPGQVKRYIAENDIQFYTIDGIKIGKEIGLGGRINTVLQSAFFKLSNIIPEDQAIDLMKAAAKATYGKKGDKIVQMNYDAIDAGAKNVVKIEVPASWKDGADESLTGAPATGSRQDAVDFVNNIQKKINGQMGNTLPVSAFEAYKFGDTPSGTAAYEKRGVAVDVPVWNSENCIQCGFCSYVCPHAVIRPYALTEEEAAAAPEGMQTTAMMGMPNYKFAIAVSAYDCTGCGSCVNVCPGKKGNKALSMANFEANEGTQKYFDYASKLPEKEDVKEKFKADSVKGSQFRQPLLEFSGACAGCGETPYAKLLTQLFGDRMYVANATGCSSIWGNSSPSTPYTVNAKGHGPAWSNSLFEDAAEFGYGMLLGANAVRAGLKEKVEDLAENGKSDDVKAAAKEYLDTFMNGVANGPATEKLIAALEACGCEKAQEILAQKEFLAKKSQWIFGGDGWAYDIGFGGLDHVIASGKDINIMVYDTEVYSNTGGQSSKSTKIGAVAQFAAGGKETNKKDLAGIAMSYGNVYVASIAMGADYNQCVKAIAEAEAYPGPSLIIAYAPCINHGIKIGMSKAQTEEKNAVACGYWHNFRYNPAAKAEGKPAFSLDSKEPNLDDYKAFLDGEVRFNSLARLDKEKAAAMYEASEEWAKERYAYLKKLVALYGTEE from the coding sequence ATGAAACGTAAAATGAAAACCATGGATGGTAACCATGCAGCAGCTCATGCTTCCTATGCGTATACCGATGTGGCAGCGATCTATCCGATCACTCCCTCATCCGTAATGGCAGAAGCAACTGATGAATGGGCTACCCAGGGAAGAAAGAACATGTTCGGCCAGGAAGTAAACGTTGTCGAGATGCAGTCTGAGGCCGGCGCAGCAGGTGCCGTACACGGCTCTCTTGCAGCAGGCGCGCTGACCACGACCTACACCGCATCCCAGGGTCTTCTGCTGATGATCCCGAACCTTTACAAGATCGCCGGCGAGGGACTTCCGGGTGTGTTCAACGTATCTGCCCGTACCATTTCTACACATGCCCTGTGTATCTTCGGTGATCATTCCGACGTATATGCATGCCGCCAGACAGGTGCAGCTATGCTGTGTGAATCCAGTGTACAGGAAGTTATGGACCTTACACCGGTTGCTCACTGCGCAGCACTGGAAGGCAGCCTTCCGTTCATCAACTTCTTCGACGGATTCCGTACTTCCCACGAAATCCAGAAGATCGAAGAGTGGGATTACGCAGATCTGGAAGATCTGGTAGACAAGGACGCAATCGCAAGATTCCGCGCAAACGCTCTGAATCCGGAGCATCCGCGTGAGATGGGCTCCGCTCAGAACCCGGATATCTTCTTCCAGGCACGTGAAGCATGCAACCCGCTGTATGATAACATGCCGGCAATTGTTCAGAAATACATGGACAAAGTCAACGAAAAGATCGGCACAAACTACGCACTGTTTAACTACAATGGCGCAGCAGATGCAGAGCACATCATCATCGCTATGGGTTCTGTGAATGAGACCATCGATGAGACTCTGGATTACCTCCTTGCTAAAGGCGAGAAAGTCGGCGTCGTAAAAGTCCGCCTGTATCGTCCGTTCTCTGCAGAAGCACTGATCAAAGCAATTCCGGATACCACAAAGGTAATCACTGTATTAGACAGAACCAAAGAGCCCGGCGCACAGGGCGAGCCTCTGTACCTGGATGTTGTTGCAGCTCTGAAAGGTTCCAAGTTCGATGCAGTGCCGGTTCTGTCCGGACGTTACGGCCTTGGTTCCAAAGATACCACACCGGCACAGATCATCGCTGTATATAAGAACAAAGACAAAGAGAAATTCACCATCGGTATCGAAGATGATGTAACAAACCTGTCCCTGCCGCTGGATGAGAATCCTCATACCGCACCGGAAGGAACCGTTGCATGTAAGTTCTGGGGTCTGGGCGCAGACGGTACAGTAGGCGCAAACAAGAACTCCATCAAGATCATCGGCGACAACACAGATATGTACGCACAGGCTTACTTCGATTATGACTCCAAGAAGTCCGGCGGTGTTACAATTTCCCACCTGCGTTTTGGAAAGAGCCCGATTCATTCCACCTATCTGATCAACAAGGCAAACTTCGTTGCCTGCCATTGTACTGCATACATCCATAAGTACAACATGGTACAGGATCTGGTTCCGGGCGGCACATTCCTGCTGAACTGCTCCTGGGATATGGAAGGTCTTGAGAAGAACCTGCCGGGTCAGGTAAAACGCTACATCGCTGAGAATGACATCCAGTTCTACACCATCGACGGTATCAAGATCGGTAAGGAAATCGGACTGGGCGGACGTATCAATACCGTACTTCAGTCTGCATTCTTCAAACTGTCCAACATCATCCCGGAAGATCAGGCAATTGACCTGATGAAAGCAGCTGCAAAAGCTACTTACGGCAAGAAGGGCGACAAGATCGTACAGATGAACTACGACGCAATCGATGCCGGCGCTAAGAACGTAGTGAAAATCGAAGTTCCGGCTTCCTGGAAAGACGGCGCAGATGAGAGCCTTACCGGCGCTCCGGCAACCGGCAGCCGTCAGGATGCGGTTGATTTCGTTAACAATATCCAGAAGAAGATCAACGGTCAGATGGGCAACACCTTACCGGTATCTGCTTTTGAAGCTTACAAATTCGGCGACACTCCGTCCGGTACAGCAGCATATGAGAAACGTGGCGTAGCCGTAGACGTACCTGTATGGAACAGCGAGAACTGTATCCAGTGCGGATTCTGTTCTTATGTCTGCCCGCATGCGGTAATCCGTCCGTACGCTCTGACAGAAGAAGAAGCTGCAGCAGCTCCGGAAGGCATGCAGACCACAGCTATGATGGGTATGCCGAATTATAAATTTGCGATTGCAGTATCCGCTTACGACTGCACAGGCTGCGGTTCCTGCGTCAATGTATGTCCTGGAAAGAAAGGCAACAAAGCCCTGTCCATGGCTAACTTTGAAGCAAACGAAGGCACACAGAAATACTTCGATTACGCATCCAAACTTCCGGAGAAGGAAGATGTCAAAGAGAAGTTCAAAGCAGATTCTGTAAAAGGATCCCAGTTCCGTCAGCCGCTGCTTGAGTTCTCAGGCGCATGCGCAGGCTGCGGTGAGACACCTTACGCTAAGCTGCTGACCCAGCTGTTTGGTGACAGAATGTATGTTGCTAACGCAACAGGATGCTCCTCCATCTGGGGTAACTCTTCACCGTCCACTCCTTACACCGTAAACGCGAAAGGACACGGTCCTGCATGGTCCAACTCCCTGTTCGAGGATGCGGCTGAGTTCGGTTACGGTATGCTGCTTGGCGCAAACGCAGTACGTGCCGGCCTGAAAGAGAAGGTAGAGGATCTGGCTGAGAACGGCAAGTCCGATGACGTAAAAGCTGCAGCAAAAGAATATCTGGATACCTTCATGAACGGTGTGGCCAACGGTCCTGCAACTGAGAAACTGATTGCAGCCCTGGAAGCTTGCGGCTGTGAGAAAGCACAGGAGATTCTGGCACAGAAAGAGTTCCTGGCTAAGAAATCCCAGTGGATCTTCGGCGGCGACGGCTGGGCATACGATATCGGCTTCGGCGGCCTGGATCATGTCATCGCTTCCGGCAAAGACATTAACATCATGGTATACGATACCGAGGTATATTCCAATACAGGCGGACAGTCCTCCAAATCCACCAAGATTGGTGCAGTTGCACAGTTCGCTGCAGGCGGTAAAGAGACCAACAAGAAAGACCTGGCAGGCATTGCAATGAGCTACGGCAATGTATATGTAGCTTCCATCGCTATGGGCGCTGATTACAACCAGTGCGTAAAGGCAATCGCAGAAGCAGAAGCTTATCCGGGACCGTCTCTGATCATTGCTTACGCTCCTTGTATCAATCATGGTATCAAGATCGGCATGAGCAAAGCACAGACCGAGGAGAAGAATGCGGTAGCATGCGGTTACTGGCATAACTTCCGTTACAATCCTGCTGCCAAAGCAGAAGGCAAACCTGCATTCTCACTTGACAGCAAAGAGCCGAACCTGGATGACTACAAAGCATTCCTGGACGGCGAGGTACGTTTCAACTCTCTGGCAAGACTGGACAAAGAGAAAGCAGCGGCTATGTACGAGGCTTCCGAAGAGTGGGCAAAAGAGAGATATGCTTACCTCAAGAAACTGGTTGCTCTGTACGGAACAGAGGAATAA
- a CDS encoding DUF512 domain-containing protein: MEVKEHQIDKIEPGSIADELGIVPGDFLLAINDRPLEDIFDYHYMIQDDHLTLLVRKQDGEDWEYDIEKNYYDDLGIVFYNGLMDNYKSCTNQCVFCFIDQMPPGMRDTLYFKDDDSRLSFLQGNYITLTNMKESDIDRIIRLHLSPINISVHTTNPELRCRMLHNRFAGSSLSMIRRLYEAQTEMNSQIVLCKGWNDGEELERTIRDLSGYLPYMRSLSIVPVGITKFRSGLEPMEPFSREDAKKVLDTVHKWQKVCYDKYGIHFVHASDEFYLLAEEAFPPDDVYDGFMQLENGVGMIPLLSAEFTEALDEAEPGEEKVKVPFFRPKQARRIPDKRKISIATGRLAAPLMRKLSLMFMLKYPDTEVQVFEISNRYFGETITVSGLLTGTDLRSQLTGQELGEKLLLPVNMMRRDEEVFLDDMTRSELEEALGVPVHIVGTSGRELLDELMSHGNTQKK; this comes from the coding sequence ATGGAAGTAAAAGAACATCAGATTGACAAAATTGAACCAGGAAGCATTGCAGACGAGCTCGGTATTGTACCGGGTGATTTTTTGCTTGCCATCAATGACAGACCGCTGGAAGATATCTTTGACTATCACTATATGATTCAGGATGACCACCTGACCCTTCTGGTGCGGAAACAGGACGGGGAGGACTGGGAATACGATATCGAGAAGAATTACTATGATGATCTGGGGATCGTGTTTTACAACGGACTGATGGATAATTACAAATCCTGCACCAATCAGTGCGTGTTCTGCTTCATTGATCAGATGCCTCCGGGGATGCGTGATACGCTTTATTTTAAGGATGACGATTCCCGGCTGTCCTTTCTGCAGGGAAACTATATCACCCTGACCAATATGAAGGAATCAGATATTGACCGGATCATCCGCCTCCATTTATCCCCCATCAATATTTCCGTGCACACCACCAATCCGGAACTGCGGTGCAGAATGCTCCACAATCGTTTCGCCGGAAGTTCCCTCTCCATGATCCGCCGTCTCTATGAGGCGCAGACGGAGATGAACAGCCAGATTGTCCTGTGCAAAGGGTGGAACGACGGGGAAGAGCTGGAGCGGACGATCCGGGATCTGTCCGGCTATCTGCCGTATATGCGCAGCCTTTCGATTGTTCCGGTGGGAATTACAAAATTCCGGTCCGGACTGGAACCAATGGAACCTTTTTCCAGAGAGGACGCGAAAAAAGTCCTGGATACCGTGCATAAATGGCAGAAAGTCTGTTATGATAAATACGGCATTCATTTTGTCCACGCCAGCGATGAATTTTATCTGCTGGCAGAGGAAGCGTTCCCGCCGGACGATGTGTATGACGGCTTTATGCAGCTGGAAAACGGCGTGGGAATGATTCCCCTCCTGTCCGCGGAATTCACCGAAGCCCTGGATGAGGCGGAGCCCGGGGAAGAAAAGGTTAAGGTACCCTTTTTCCGACCGAAACAGGCCCGCCGGATACCGGACAAACGAAAAATATCCATCGCCACCGGCCGTCTGGCCGCGCCTCTGATGCGGAAGCTTTCCCTGATGTTTATGCTGAAATATCCCGATACAGAGGTACAGGTTTTTGAAATCAGCAACCGGTATTTCGGAGAGACCATTACCGTATCCGGACTGCTGACGGGCACAGATCTCCGCAGTCAGCTGACCGGACAGGAGCTGGGAGAGAAGCTGCTTCTTCCTGTGAATATGATGCGCAGGGATGAAGAAGTGTTTCTGGATGATATGACCCGTTCCGAGCTGGAGGAAGCGCTGGGCGTACCGGTGCATATCGTGGGAACCAGCGGCAGAGAACTTCTGGATGAGCTGATGAGCCACGGGAACACACAGAAAAAATAA
- the der gene encoding ribosome biogenesis GTPase Der, whose translation MSKPVVAVVGRPNVGKSTLFNALAGERISIVEDTPGVTRDRIYADVEWLNHPFTLIDTGGIEPDSKDIILSQMREQAEIAIASADVIIFMTDVHQGLIDADAKVADLLRRSHKPVILVVNKVDSFQKMMPDVYEFYNLGIGDPHPISAASRLGLGDMLEAVVAHFPKQEQEEEEDDRPKVAIIGKPNVGKSSLINRLSGDSRVIVSDIAGTTRDAIDTDISYNGREYVFIDTAGLRRKNKIKEEIERFSIIRAVTAVERADVVVILIDAVEGVTEQDAKIAGIAHERGKGIIVAVNKWDAIEKTDKSVYQYTDRIRQTLSFMPYAEIMFISAKTGQRVSKLFDMIDMVLENNSMRIATGVLNEILMEAVAMQQPPSDKGRRLKIYYMTQVAVKPPTFVVFVNSKKLMHFSYTRYLENRIRDTFGFRGTSLKFLIRERKEDKK comes from the coding sequence ATGAGCAAACCAGTTGTAGCGGTGGTGGGCCGGCCCAATGTGGGCAAATCCACACTGTTCAATGCCCTGGCCGGGGAGCGGATTTCCATTGTGGAAGACACCCCGGGCGTAACAAGGGACCGGATTTATGCCGATGTGGAATGGCTGAATCACCCATTTACACTGATTGACACCGGCGGCATTGAGCCGGACAGCAAAGATATTATTTTATCCCAGATGCGGGAACAGGCGGAGATTGCCATTGCTTCCGCGGATGTGATTATCTTTATGACAGATGTCCACCAGGGACTGATCGACGCGGACGCCAAGGTGGCGGATCTTCTGCGCCGTTCCCACAAGCCGGTGATCCTGGTGGTGAATAAAGTAGACAGTTTTCAGAAGATGATGCCGGATGTCTATGAATTCTACAACCTGGGCATCGGCGATCCCCACCCGATTTCCGCCGCTTCCCGGCTGGGACTGGGGGATATGCTGGAGGCGGTGGTGGCCCATTTTCCGAAACAGGAGCAGGAGGAAGAAGAGGATGACCGTCCGAAAGTGGCAATCATCGGCAAGCCCAACGTAGGCAAATCCTCGCTGATCAACAGACTTTCCGGCGACAGCAGAGTCATCGTTTCCGATATCGCAGGCACCACCAGGGACGCGATCGATACGGATATTTCCTACAACGGCAGGGAATATGTGTTTATTGACACGGCCGGCCTGCGGCGCAAAAACAAAATAAAAGAAGAAATCGAACGATTCAGCATTATCCGCGCAGTAACCGCGGTGGAACGGGCAGATGTGGTGGTGATCCTGATCGACGCAGTCGAAGGGGTGACAGAGCAGGACGCGAAGATTGCCGGGATTGCCCACGAGCGGGGCAAAGGAATCATTGTCGCGGTAAATAAATGGGACGCAATCGAAAAAACAGATAAATCCGTTTATCAGTATACGGACAGGATCCGTCAGACGCTGAGTTTTATGCCGTACGCGGAGATTATGTTTATTTCCGCGAAAACCGGCCAGCGGGTATCCAAGCTGTTTGATATGATCGATATGGTCCTGGAGAACAATTCCATGCGGATTGCCACAGGCGTGCTGAATGAGATTCTGATGGAAGCGGTAGCCATGCAGCAGCCGCCCTCAGACAAGGGCCGCCGCCTGAAAATCTACTATATGACGCAGGTGGCTGTGAAACCGCCTACTTTTGTGGTGTTTGTCAACAGCAAAAAGCTGATGCATTTTTCCTATACCCGCTATCTGGAAAACCGGATCCGTGACACCTTCGGATTTCGCGGCACCTCTCTGAAATTTCTGATCCGTGAAAGAAAGGAAGACAAAAAATAA
- the plsY gene encoding glycerol-3-phosphate 1-O-acyltransferase PlsY, translating into MITARIIVLVIGYCAGLFQTGVIYGKAVKTDIRKSGSGNSGMTNSIRVLGWKAGIIVCAGDLLKCVAAMVAAWLLYRNSFPQGVQMLELYAGLGAILGHNFPFYLKFKGGKGIACTVGLICTFDFRMIPICAVLFFASVVPTGFMSLGSLAMTAGFFVQTLVFGQLGLLRVAAQYLPETYLVSAVITAVAFIRHRSNIVRLVHGEENKFAPGRKKQKA; encoded by the coding sequence ATGATAACTGCCCGTATCATCGTATTAGTGATCGGATACTGTGCCGGATTGTTTCAGACCGGAGTGATCTACGGGAAAGCAGTAAAAACAGATATCCGCAAGTCCGGAAGCGGCAATTCCGGCATGACAAATTCCATCCGGGTACTGGGCTGGAAGGCCGGCATAATCGTCTGCGCGGGGGATCTGCTAAAGTGTGTGGCTGCCATGGTTGCTGCCTGGCTTCTGTATCGGAACAGTTTCCCGCAGGGGGTGCAGATGCTGGAATTATATGCCGGACTTGGCGCCATACTGGGACATAACTTTCCGTTTTACCTGAAATTTAAAGGCGGAAAGGGCATCGCCTGTACCGTTGGCCTGATCTGCACATTTGATTTCCGGATGATTCCCATCTGTGCGGTTTTGTTCTTCGCGTCAGTTGTTCCGACCGGTTTTATGTCCCTGGGTTCTCTGGCAATGACCGCAGGGTTCTTTGTGCAGACTCTTGTGTTCGGGCAGCTGGGGCTGCTGCGGGTGGCTGCGCAGTATCTGCCGGAGACGTATCTGGTGTCGGCAGTGATTACCGCGGTGGCGTTTATCAGACATCGTTCCAATATCGTTCGCCTGGTGCATGGAGAAGAGAACAAATTCGCGCCAGGCAGAAAAAAGCAGAAAGCATAG
- a CDS encoding NAD(P)H-dependent glycerol-3-phosphate dehydrogenase — MAKIGVIGAGSWGTALAIVLADNYHTVTVWSIIEEEVNMLNASHEHKDKLPSVKIPESIRFTTDLESAVRDMDMVVLAVPSPYVRSTSRNMAPFVAENQLIVVVSKGIEESTLMIMTDVVEDEIPQADVAVLSGPSHAEEVGRRLPTTVVAGAHTKATAEKVQAMFINSRFRVYTSPDMLGIELGASLKNVIALAAGMADGCGFGDNTKAALITRGIKEITSLGLKMGAKSETLNGLSGIGDLIVTCASKHSRNRKAGMLMGQGRTMQEAMDEVQMVVEGVYSAKAAKKLADKYGLDLPIVNQVNAVLFDNVSVEQSVTDLMMRDRKSEHEGLCWDDEPKKS, encoded by the coding sequence ATGGCAAAAATCGGTGTGATCGGAGCAGGCAGCTGGGGTACTGCTCTGGCAATTGTATTGGCGGACAATTATCATACAGTCACAGTATGGTCGATTATTGAAGAAGAAGTAAATATGCTGAATGCCAGCCATGAGCATAAAGACAAGCTGCCCAGCGTGAAAATACCGGAATCCATCCGTTTCACCACAGATCTGGAGTCCGCTGTCCGGGATATGGACATGGTGGTGCTGGCAGTGCCGTCGCCCTATGTCCGGAGCACATCCAGGAATATGGCGCCTTTTGTCGCAGAAAATCAGCTGATCGTAGTCGTGTCAAAGGGAATCGAAGAATCCACCCTGATGATTATGACTGATGTGGTGGAAGATGAGATCCCGCAGGCAGATGTGGCAGTGCTGTCAGGTCCCAGTCACGCGGAAGAAGTAGGCCGCAGACTGCCGACCACGGTAGTGGCCGGCGCGCACACCAAAGCAACCGCAGAAAAAGTGCAGGCCATGTTTATCAACAGCCGATTCCGGGTATACACCAGTCCCGACATGCTGGGCATTGAGCTGGGCGCCTCACTGAAAAATGTCATCGCGCTGGCGGCGGGAATGGCAGACGGCTGCGGCTTCGGCGACAATACGAAAGCAGCGCTGATCACCCGCGGAATCAAGGAAATCACCTCCCTGGGACTGAAGATGGGAGCTAAAAGTGAGACATTAAACGGTCTGTCAGGCATCGGCGACCTGATTGTCACCTGTGCCAGCAAACACAGCCGTAACCGGAAGGCAGGCATGCTGATGGGACAGGGCCGGACCATGCAGGAGGCGATGGATGAGGTACAGATGGTGGTAGAAGGCGTATATTCTGCAAAAGCAGCCAAAAAACTGGCAGATAAATACGGCCTGGACCTGCCGATTGTCAATCAGGTCAATGCGGTGCTGTTTGACAATGTATCGGTGGAACAGTCTGTGACAGACCTGATGATGCGTGACAGAAAATCCGAGCACGAAGGACTCTGCTGGGACGACGAACCGAAAAAATCATGA
- the dut gene encoding dUTP diphosphatase, whose translation MKIRIKKLTDRAKVPISGSACAAGYDLCADLEEPVQIAPHTTEKISSGLAFEIPEGYFGAVFARSGLSVKEGLRPANCVGVIDADYRGPVTVALHNDSDLPRTVEPGERIAQMVILPFLTAEFETVEELSDTVRGAGGFGSTGRQ comes from the coding sequence ATGAAAATTAGAATAAAAAAACTGACAGACCGCGCGAAAGTGCCGATCTCCGGCAGCGCCTGCGCCGCCGGCTATGATCTGTGCGCAGATCTGGAAGAACCGGTGCAGATCGCGCCCCACACCACAGAAAAGATCAGTTCCGGGCTTGCCTTCGAAATTCCGGAAGGGTATTTCGGCGCGGTTTTTGCCCGCAGCGGACTGTCCGTCAAAGAGGGACTGCGGCCGGCCAACTGTGTCGGGGTGATCGATGCGGATTACCGGGGACCGGTGACCGTGGCGCTTCACAATGACAGTGACCTGCCGCGCACTGTGGAACCGGGTGAACGGATTGCCCAGATGGTAATCCTTCCATTCCTCACCGCGGAATTTGAAACAGTGGAGGAACTGAGCGATACGGTCCGCGGCGCCGGTGGCTTTGGCAGCACCGGCAGACAGTAG